From Deltaproteobacteria bacterium PRO3, the proteins below share one genomic window:
- a CDS encoding fructose-bisphosphate aldolase (catalyzes the formation of glycerone phosphate and D-glyceraldehyde 3-phosphate from D-fructose 1,6-bisphosphate), with translation DLTRYQVLNCFMGRAGLINSGGASVGKDDLAQAVRTAVINKRAGGMGLISGRKAFQKPMKDGVELLNAIQDVYLSKQVTVA, from the coding sequence TCGACCTGACGCGCTATCAGGTCCTGAACTGCTTCATGGGGCGCGCCGGCCTGATCAACTCGGGCGGGGCTTCCGTCGGCAAGGACGACCTGGCCCAGGCGGTGCGCACCGCGGTGATCAACAAGCGCGCCGGCGGCATGGGCCTGATTTCGGGACGCAAGGCCTTCCAGAAGCCGATGAAGGACGGCGTCGAGTTGCTGAACGCGATTCAGGACGTTTATCTCTCGAAGCAGGTGACCGTCGCCTAG